The following is a genomic window from Bacillus sp. V2I10.
TAAGGAGGCGTCTTTTGAACTGGACCAAAAAGAGAGGGAGGTATTTAGTCTAATGATAAAGAAAGAAACAAGAATTATGTTTTTTGGGAGAGAATACAAGAATGATTAAGGCAGTCATCTTTGATTTAGATGGAACATTGTTAAATCGGGATGCTTCAGTACAGAAGTTTATAGCCGGCCAATACGATAGAATGAATAAACTGATAAGTCATATACCAAAAGAAAAATATACTTCCAGGTTTATCGAATTAGATTGCCGTGGGTATGTTTGGAAAGATAAAGTATATCAGCAATTGGTCGATGAGTTTACCATTACCGCAATCACTTGGGAGAGTTTACTTCAAGATTACTTAGATCAATTTAAGAATAGCTGTATCCCTTTTCCCCATCTAATCAGTATGTTAAAAGGGTTAAAAAGCAAGTCCATTAAATTAGGAATCATAACGAACGGAAAAGG
Proteins encoded in this region:
- a CDS encoding HAD family hydrolase, whose product is MIKAVIFDLDGTLLNRDASVQKFIAGQYDRMNKLISHIPKEKYTSRFIELDCRGYVWKDKVYQQLVDEFTITAITWESLLQDYLDQFKNSCIPFPHLISMLKGLKSKSIKLGIITNGKGQFQIDNINALGIKTYFETIIVSEWEGVKKPDPLIFKKALEQLNVSPDESIYVGDHPENDVSAAQKAGMKGIWKKDSQWGSLETDFIIDDLAELPLIMERIWNECRKSF